From Mauremys mutica isolate MM-2020 ecotype Southern chromosome 15, ASM2049712v1, whole genome shotgun sequence, one genomic window encodes:
- the LOC123349860 gene encoding uncharacterized protein LOC123349860 isoform X3 produces the protein MSVKLILIEILEELSEDQFKTFKWRLENGEDGKRISHRYLEGASRQETIDQMVSSFGSAGAWEKARETLEAVPRKDLAGKLMKKVPVAKQAEERKKEPTAEMLKKTTEEERTKETTTNSISKMKGALVRQALTASLETLRKDQFEKFKDVLCTTPLKELVQEGDSFLDAPNTFQRDASLENLVEDLIGKFGRTYALRATATVMEKIGRRDLAKELQGELQALQVTSHGLRRKPKAGEQSQRTDEDSYCRLI, from the exons ATGTCGGTCAAACTCATCCTGATTGAAATCTTGGAAGAGCTGAGTGAGGATCAGTTCAAAACATTCAAATGGCGTCTGGAGAATGGAGAGGATGGCAAGAGAATAAGCCATCGCTATTTGGAAGGAGCCAGCCGGCAAGAGACCATTGACCAGATGGTGAGCAGCTTTGGAAGTGCCGGTGCCTGGGAAAAAGCCAGGGAGACCCTGGAAGCCGTACCTAGGAAAGATCTCGCTGGCAAGCTCATGAAGAAAGTGCCAG tAGCGAAACAAGCTGAAGAGAGAAAAAAGGAGCCCACAGCAGAGATGCTAAAGAAGACAACAGAGGAGGAGCGCACAAAAGAAAC AACGACCAATAGCATTTCAAAGATGAAGGGGGCTCTTGTCCGACAGGCCCTTACTGCCAGCCTCGAGACACTGCGAAAAGATCAATTTGAAAAGTTCAAAGATGTGCTGTGCACGACACCCCTGAAGGAGCTTGTGCAGGAAGGAGATTCTTTCCTTGACGCACCCAATACATTCCAGAGGGACGCCAGCCTAGAAAACCTTGTCGAGGATTTGATAGGCAAATTTGGCCGGACTTACGCACTGAGAGCAACTGCGACGGTGATGGAAAAAATAGGGAGAAGGGACCTTGCTAAAGAACTCCAGGGAGAATTACAAG CCCTGCAAGTGACCTCTCACGGACTGAGAAGAAAACCGAAAGCTGGAGAACAGAGCCAGAGGACAG ACGAAGATTCCTATTGCCGCCTTATCTAA